The proteins below are encoded in one region of Oryzias melastigma strain HK-1 linkage group LG9, ASM292280v2, whole genome shotgun sequence:
- the spef2 gene encoding sperm flagellar protein 2 isoform X3, which yields MSEMLLCRWLNQELQLSKVVGMDTLATDFSNGYLIGEILHKYKLQDNFNKFLEKNTSISKVNNFMRLEPTLKLLGISFNMNTAQDLMQEKQGVAAHLLFQLYDALKKRKSPEMKRSLMEVEQPRAEANLYRRERKIYRLPQVMKRDTDQKLQLYSDKHHRFKERTVGRQRLQLQRLLNAQDEKIMKNTDKATDIHVPKPPYRVSPLIIKRRQQKIQEEAKRVQTEIAQFEKNMRKSVTYGFSSSSSSQPLPAEASLSGTKQGNKLSESGAGLSLQSNTKYMQEIRQRLKEKALADERRQKRQDRFLVEQFKAHAAQQELQRDEQLVKRLTRQTKQEQRLVAQLLQMRMQKEVIRENRLFVEQQYQERREKDFREALYREAVLAQQEKVAREEEIRKDVELCTRISAEQSQNKRKKYFNHCKELLNQIVDLATKVGDYRQLTENTIPEQTMRDWKELFLKGLPLYEPSHEQSLELSALKDSIDLTKLPQEALNNLDYHEYAKMIGDWAWPEEAGEIKPPSAKSILENVVRRLKNIVCSSTAKPPNSEYSHFIIKACVLGNICSGKTTCLDRIAEALGIYVLSSDTLVEESLKAYHDGEEVMEKREDKDKRRKASARLSKHDITIQESRSCITKPSPRALLGAAVDKELKKGNAIPNELLVEIMTQAIRQVPAHSGWILDGFPPDISLAHLLEKALGGCEEETKEAAIDQTDIIADCSPPTPPPPPAPVLDVVLMLNIPDECAVRRAYRQADTCVAASQPAEKMLYLAEVTHRIAAFKGAWPALEKWYSGKQNILVTVDADVDEDEVYNRVKLILQKILEKKPRGGASPYMCSMDARRLSRAEVEKPQSPKAGQSRSGTPTSLSQRNSPVQKLLRSASSCSLDYEDEPLSPEIPPLLWSLWDSVCNSYVNNIKKVMQQLRLQRTVVLHELSSIRDGYRHCLGRPNLKQEFVCRWQKDFNSIPDYLREDEEIKAELHQRLDELCESLWDTTDKCKEQDEQKKAALLSDEWLEEHTAALINSHSILMQVELNRFHQTMCILRIYFLNLQKKQVTFESLCENTYIPLLEIPEAKAEDESEIPMDTNEMHKREEKSTKVTLPQTHPVSPKEVSMTTSTDKAQPEKHLHDKLICNYEDALKVIETFPISLDICELKETDQKEAKEPERPQVEEASSKAKKTPKGKRSFGKLKGEEPEKTEPQIPSEKTETKEMTGKFHQEYAAALDHEGNRAKMRLELVKNHGLVMLHSLQSRTQRTLSQMETWLQARYRAEMKSIDQLIEMAHHHIMAEAKLQYEVVLEGSDFYLKENPQMVTNLSPPPDPDLSEKPSGFVLSVGALESIHRQLSSVAPSGFLSSSSFHSLLKDMLSINMGKHNLPKLWVDNQTLLGEIVSVLTDSNDRIDWRRFLLCASLPWPVPSLAQLLYALQSFKLADVYETGFINEEQYLQMELWLTYESAQIVSEDLSESLPRSRVANLTKFFFQLFADSSVSPPQLDYVSMLQYFSADPDPRQGFVRALSVVLGQPLRQPSEDHLIMSMPSIEEDTKLTSLEGDGNYNNLSASFGNEKVSISALLKVLFCEDAKMTNNALPHTDLISQEALREPLTQVYMELGYEPEECIPFSVLSKHPYIQMLMETSTQYLLVNIHGNLLAHQNKMQTSSSAV from the exons ATGTCCGAAATGTTGTTGTGTCGGTGGCTGAACCAGGAGCTCCAGCTCTCTAAAGTGGTCG GCATGGACACTCTTGCTACAGATTTCTCCAATGGTTACCTGATTGGAGAAATCCTCCATAAGTATAAACTGCAGGATAATTTCAacaaatttctggaaaaaaa TACTTCCATTTCTAAAGTGAATAACTTCATGCGCCTCGAGCCAACTCTTAAACTGCTGGGGATCTCCTTCAACATGAACACAGCCCAGGACCTGATGCAGGAGAAGCAGGGTGTTGCTGCTCACCTGCTTTTCCAGCTTTATGACgctcttaaaaaaaggaagagccCGGAAATGAAAAGGAGCTTGATGGAAGTCGAGCAGCCCAGAGCTGAAGCAAATCTGTACAGGAGGGAGCGCAAGATCTAT CGGCTTCCTCAGGTGATGAAACGTGATACTGACCAGAAGCTGCAGCTATATAGTGATAAACACCACCGGTTCAAGGAAAGGACTGTGGGGAGGCAGCGCCTTCAGCTACAACGCCTACTCAATGCTCAGGATGAGAAGATCATGAAAAACACTGATAAG GCCACAGACATCCATGTGCCAAAGCCCCCGTATCGTGTATCACCTCTCATAATAAAGAGAAGACAACAAAAGATCCAGGAAGAGGCAAAG AGAGTGCAGACTGAGATTGCCCAGTTTgagaaaaacatgagaaaaagtGTCACCTACggtttttcttcctcttcaaG TTCTCAGCCTTTACCTGCTGAAGCTTCACTTAGTGGGACCAAACAAGGCAATAAATTGTCTGAAAGTGGGGCAGGATTGTCATTACAGTCCAACACCAAGTACATGCAGGAGATCCGACAGAGACTGAAGGAGAAGGCTTTGGCGGATGAGCGCAGACAAAAAAGACAAGACAGATTCCTAGTGGAACAATTCAAAGCCCATGCTGCTCAACAG gagctgcagcgtGACGAGCAGCTGGTGAAGCGTCTGACACGCCAAACCAAGCAGGAGCAGCGTTTGGTGGCTCAGCTGCTCCAGATGCGAATGCAGAAAGAAGTGATTCGAGAGAACCGGCTGTTCGTAGAGCAGCAGTACCAAGAGAGGAGAGAAAAGGACTTTCGGGAGGCTCTGTACAGAGAGGCG GTTTTAGCTCAGCAGGAAAAGGTGGCCCGTGAAGAAGAAATCCGGAAGGACGTTGAACTGTGTACCAGGATTTCTGCTGAGCAAAGTCAAAACAAACGGAAGAAATACTTCAATCACTGCAAGGAACTTTTGAACCAAATCGTGGACCTGGCCACCAAAGTTGGAGATTACCGTCAGCTCACAGAGAA CACGATTCCAGAGCAGACGATGAGGGATTGGAAAGAATTGTTTCTTAAAGGTCTGCCTCTCTATGAGCCAAGCCACGAGCAGAGTCTTGAACTCTCTGCTTTAAAGGATTCCATAGATCTTACAAAGCTACCGCAGGAGGCTCTCAACAACTTGGACTATCATGAATATGCC aAAATGATTGGTGACTGGGCGTGGCCAGAGGAGGCAGGCGAGATCAAACCTCCATCAGCCAAGAGTATTCTAGAAAATGTTGTCCGTCGACTCAAAAACATTGTCTGTTCGTCCACTGCGAAACCACCGAACTCTGAATATTCTCACTTCATCATCAAGGCCTGTGTCCTTGGTAACATTTGCTCAGGCAAGACCACCTGCTTGGACCGGATTGCTGAAG CTCTTGGCATTTATGTCTTATCATCCGACACTCTGGTTGAGGAGTCCCTGAAGGCCTACCACGATGGAGAGGAA GTGATGGAAAAGAGGGAAGACAAagacaaaaggagaaaagcatCCGCCAGGTTAAGCAAACACG atattaCTATTCAAGAAAGTAGAAGCTGTATCACTAAG CCATCTCCTCGTGCACTACTGGGAGCAGCTGTGGATAAAGAGCTGAAGAAAGGGAACGCCATCCCAAATGAGCTGTTAGTGGAAATTATGACACAAGCAATCCG TCAAGTTCCAGCTCATTCAGGTTGGATCCTGGATGGTTTCCCGCCTGACATCAGCCTGGCTCACCTGCTGGAAAAAGCCCTGGGTGGGTGTGAGGAGGAAACAAAGGAAGCTGCAATTGACCAGACAGATATCATTGCTGACTGCAGTCCTcccacacccccaccacccccTGCTCCGGTTCTGGACGTGGTTCTCATGCTGAATATTCCTGACGAGTGTGCAGTCAGACGTGCGTACAGACAAGCAG ATACCTGCGTTGCAGCTTCTCAGCCTGCAGAAAAAATGCTATATCTGGCTGAGGTTACACACAG GATTGCAGCTTTTAAGGGTGCCTGGCCAGCACTGGAGAAATGGTACAGtggaaagcaaaacattttggtCACTGTGGATGCAGATGTAGACGAGGACGAGGTTTACAACAGAGTGAAGCTGATCTTACAAaagattctggaaaaaaaaccgAGAG GTGGTGCTTCTCCATACATGTGCTCAATGGATGCTCGACGTCTTTCTAGAGCGGAGGTGGAAAAACCTCAAAGTCCAAAAG CCGGACAGTCAAGGAGTGGAACCCCTACATCACTGTCTCAAAGAAACTCTCCAGTCCAGAAACTTCTTAGGTCTGCTTCTTCATGCAGTCTGGACTATGAGGATGAGCCTCTTTCTCCA GAGATCCCACCGCTTCTATGGTCACTCTGGGATTCTGTCTGTAATTCTTATGTCAATAATATAAAGAAAGTCATGCAGCAGCTGCGCTTACAACGCACCGTCGTTCTTCATGAGCTTTCAAGCATCAG GGACGGATACAGGCACTGTTTGGGACGCCCAAACTTGAAGCAGGAGTTTGTCTGTCGCTGGCAGAAGGACTTCAACAGCATTCCTGATTATCTgagagaagatgaagaaatcAAGGCAGAACTTCATCAGAGACTGGAT GAATTGTGTGAGTCTCTGTGGGATACTACTGATAAATGCAAGGAGcaagatgagcagaagaaggcTGCACTGCTCAGTGACGAATGGCTGGAGGAGCACACTGCTGCCCTTATAAACTCACACTCCATCCTAATGCAG GTGGAGCTGAACCGCTTTCATCAAACGATGTGCATATTAAGGATCTACTTCTTGAACCTTCAAAAGAAACAAGTGACTTTTGAGTCCCTCTGTGAAAATACTTATATTCCTTTACTGGAAATCCCTGAAGCCAAAGCTGAGGATGAAAG CGAGATTCCAATGGACACAAATGAGATGCATAAACGAGAAGAGAAGAGCACGAAAGT CACGCTCCCCCAAACACATCCTGTTTCCCCAAAGGAGGTCTCCATGACGACCAGCACGGATAAGGCCCAACCTGAGAAA CATCTGCATGACAAACTCATATGTAACTACGAGGATGCCCTCAAAGTCATTGAAACATTTCCTATTTCTCTGGATATCTGC GAATTAAAGGAAACGGATCAAAAGGAAGCTAAAGAGCCGGAGAGACCACAGGTTGAAGAGGCttcttcaaaagcaaaaaagactCCAAAAGGAAAGCGTTCATTTGGAAAACTAAAAG GTGAGGAGCCAGAAAAAACTGAGCCTCAGATCCCCTCTGAGAAAACTGAAACCAAGGAAATGACAGGGAAATTTCATCAAGAGTATGCTGCTGCTCTGGATCATGAAG GTAACAGAGCAAAGATGCGTCTTGAGCTGGTGAAAAATCACGGTTTGGTGATGTTGCACTCGCTTCAAAGTAGAACACAAAGGACCTTAAGCCAAATGGAAACTTGGCTACAAGCACGCTATCGCGCAGAAATGAAGAG CATTGACCAGTTGATAGAAATGGCTCACCACCACATCATGGCAGAAGCCAAGTTGCAGTATGAAGTGGTgttg GAGGGCTCTGACTTCTACCTGAAGGAAAACCCTCAGATGGTGACAAACCTGTCTCCTCCTCCAGATCCAGATCTTTCAGAGAAACCGTCTGGATTTGTGCTGTCTGTAGGCGCTCTAGAATCAATCCACCGTCAGTTAAGCAGCGTTGCTCCATCAG GCTTCCTCTCCAGCTCTTCCTTTCACAGTTTGCTGAAAGACATGCTTTCCATTAACATGGGCAAACACAATCTTCCAAAGCTGTGGGTGGACAATCAAACACTG CTGGGAGAAATAGTGTCCGTGCTAACAGACTCGAATGATCGGATAGACTGGCGGCGGTTTCTTCTCTGTGCTTCTCTTCCTTGGCCAGTTCCTTCCCTGGCACAGCTGCTGTATGCGCTGCAGAGTTTTAAGCTCGCAGATGTTTATGAAACAGGATTCATCAATGAGGAGCAGTACCTGCAG ATGGAGCTTTGGTTAACTTATGAGAGTGCCCAGATTGTGTCTGAGGATCTTTCTGAATCACTTCCTCGTAGCCGTGTCGCAAACCTGACCAAG TTCTTTTTCCAGCTGTTTGCAGACAGCTCCGTCTCGCCGCCTCAGCTGGATTATGTGTCCATGCTGCAGTATTTCTCCGCTGACCCCGACCCCAGACAAGGGTTTGTCAGAGCTCTTAGTGTTGTGTTGGGACAGCCTCTCAGACAGCCCTCTGAGGACCATCTCATCATG TCTATGCCAAGTATAGAGGAAGACACAAAGCTGACCTCGTTAGAAGGCGATGGAAACTATAACAACTTAAGCGCTTCTTTTGGGAATGAAAAGGTTTCCATTTCTGCTCTGCTGAAAGTCCTCTTCTGCGAAGATGCAAAGATGACCAACAACGCCCTCCCTCATACTGACCTCATAAGTCAGGAGGCCCTCAGGGAG CCATTGACACAGGTATACATGGAGCTTGGATATGAACCAGAAGAATGCATCCCCTTTTCTGTTCTCTCCAAACATCCTTACATTCAAATGCTGATGGAGACTTCCACACAGTACCTGCTCGTT AACATCCATGGAAACCTTTTGGCACACCAGAACAAAATGCAGACGAGCAGCTCAGCAGTTTAA
- the spef2 gene encoding sperm flagellar protein 2 isoform X2, whose protein sequence is MSEMLLCRWLNQELQLSKVVGMDTLATDFSNGYLIGEILHKYKLQDNFNKFLEKNTSISKVNNFMRLEPTLKLLGISFNMNTAQDLMQEKQGVAAHLLFQLYDALKKRKSPEMKRSLMEVEQPRAEANLYRRERKIYRLPQVMKRDTDQKLQLYSDKHHRFKERTVGRQRLQLQRLLNAQDEKIMKNTDKATDIHVPKPPYRVSPLIIKRRQQKIQEEAKRVQTEIAQFEKNMRKSVTYGFSSSSSSQPLPAEASLSGTKQGNKLSESGAGLSLQSNTKYMQEIRQRLKEKALADERRQKRQDRFLVEQFKAHAAQQELQRDEQLVKRLTRQTKQEQRLVAQLLQMRMQKEVIRENRLFVEQQYQERREKDFREALYREAVLAQQEKVAREEEIRKDVELCTRISAEQSQNKRKKYFNHCKELLNQIVDLATKVGDYRQLTENTIPEQTMRDWKELFLKGLPLYEPSHEQSLELSALKDSIDLTKLPQEALNNLDYHEYAKMIGDWAWPEEAGEIKPPSAKSILENVVRRLKNIVCSSTAKPPNSEYSHFIIKACVLGNICSGKTTCLDRIAEALGIYVLSSDTLVEESLKAYHDGEEVMEKREDKDKRRKASARLSKHDITIQESRSCITKPSPRALLGAAVDKELKKGNAIPNELLVEIMTQAIRQVPAHSGWILDGFPPDISLAHLLEKALGGCEEETKEAAIDQTDIIADCSPPTPPPPPAPVLDVVLMLNIPDECAVRRAYRQADTCVAASQPAEKMLYLAEVTHRIAAFKGAWPALEKWYSGKQNILVTVDADVDEDEVYNRVKLILQKILEKKPRGGASPYMCSMDARRLSRAEVEKPQSPKAGQSRSGTPTSLSQRNSPVQKLLRSASSCSLDYEDEPLSPEIPPLLWSLWDSVCNSYVNNIKKVMQQLRLQRTVVLHELSSIRDGYRHCLGRPNLKQEFVCRWQKDFNSIPDYLREDEEIKAELHQRLDELCESLWDTTDKCKEQDEQKKAALLSDEWLEEHTAALINSHSILMQVELNRFHQTMCILRIYFLNLQKKQVTFESLCENTYIPLLEIPEAKAEDESEIPMDTNEMHKREEKSTKVTLPQTHPVSPKEVSMTTSTDKAQPEKHLHDKLICNYEDALKVIETFPISLDICELKETDQKEAKEPERPQVEEASSKAKKTPKGKRSFGKLKGEEPEKTEPQIPSEKTETKEMTGKFHQEYAAALDHEGNRAKMRLELVKNHGLVMLHSLQSRTQRTLSQMETWLQARYRAEMKSIDQLIEMAHHHIMAEAKLQYEVVLEGSDFYLKENPQMVTNLSPPPDPDLSEKPSGFVLSVGALESIHRQLSSVAPSGFLSSSSFHSLLKDMLSINMGKHNLPKLWVDNQTLLGEIVSVLTDSNDRIDWRRFLLCASLPWPVPSLAQLLYALQSFKLADVYETGFINEEQYLQMELWLTYESAQIVSEDLSESLPRSRVANLTKFFFQLFADSSVSPPQLDYVSMLQYFSADPDPRQGFVRALSVVLGQPLRQPSEDHLIMLYQIYPFKFNMWLSSLFQSMPSIEEDTKLTSLEGDGNYNNLSASFGNEKVSISALLKVLFCEDAKMTNNALPHTDLISQEALREVYMELGYEPEECIPFSVLSKHPYIQMLMETSTQYLLVNIHGNLLAHQNKMQTSSSAV, encoded by the exons ATGTCCGAAATGTTGTTGTGTCGGTGGCTGAACCAGGAGCTCCAGCTCTCTAAAGTGGTCG GCATGGACACTCTTGCTACAGATTTCTCCAATGGTTACCTGATTGGAGAAATCCTCCATAAGTATAAACTGCAGGATAATTTCAacaaatttctggaaaaaaa TACTTCCATTTCTAAAGTGAATAACTTCATGCGCCTCGAGCCAACTCTTAAACTGCTGGGGATCTCCTTCAACATGAACACAGCCCAGGACCTGATGCAGGAGAAGCAGGGTGTTGCTGCTCACCTGCTTTTCCAGCTTTATGACgctcttaaaaaaaggaagagccCGGAAATGAAAAGGAGCTTGATGGAAGTCGAGCAGCCCAGAGCTGAAGCAAATCTGTACAGGAGGGAGCGCAAGATCTAT CGGCTTCCTCAGGTGATGAAACGTGATACTGACCAGAAGCTGCAGCTATATAGTGATAAACACCACCGGTTCAAGGAAAGGACTGTGGGGAGGCAGCGCCTTCAGCTACAACGCCTACTCAATGCTCAGGATGAGAAGATCATGAAAAACACTGATAAG GCCACAGACATCCATGTGCCAAAGCCCCCGTATCGTGTATCACCTCTCATAATAAAGAGAAGACAACAAAAGATCCAGGAAGAGGCAAAG AGAGTGCAGACTGAGATTGCCCAGTTTgagaaaaacatgagaaaaagtGTCACCTACggtttttcttcctcttcaaG TTCTCAGCCTTTACCTGCTGAAGCTTCACTTAGTGGGACCAAACAAGGCAATAAATTGTCTGAAAGTGGGGCAGGATTGTCATTACAGTCCAACACCAAGTACATGCAGGAGATCCGACAGAGACTGAAGGAGAAGGCTTTGGCGGATGAGCGCAGACAAAAAAGACAAGACAGATTCCTAGTGGAACAATTCAAAGCCCATGCTGCTCAACAG gagctgcagcgtGACGAGCAGCTGGTGAAGCGTCTGACACGCCAAACCAAGCAGGAGCAGCGTTTGGTGGCTCAGCTGCTCCAGATGCGAATGCAGAAAGAAGTGATTCGAGAGAACCGGCTGTTCGTAGAGCAGCAGTACCAAGAGAGGAGAGAAAAGGACTTTCGGGAGGCTCTGTACAGAGAGGCG GTTTTAGCTCAGCAGGAAAAGGTGGCCCGTGAAGAAGAAATCCGGAAGGACGTTGAACTGTGTACCAGGATTTCTGCTGAGCAAAGTCAAAACAAACGGAAGAAATACTTCAATCACTGCAAGGAACTTTTGAACCAAATCGTGGACCTGGCCACCAAAGTTGGAGATTACCGTCAGCTCACAGAGAA CACGATTCCAGAGCAGACGATGAGGGATTGGAAAGAATTGTTTCTTAAAGGTCTGCCTCTCTATGAGCCAAGCCACGAGCAGAGTCTTGAACTCTCTGCTTTAAAGGATTCCATAGATCTTACAAAGCTACCGCAGGAGGCTCTCAACAACTTGGACTATCATGAATATGCC aAAATGATTGGTGACTGGGCGTGGCCAGAGGAGGCAGGCGAGATCAAACCTCCATCAGCCAAGAGTATTCTAGAAAATGTTGTCCGTCGACTCAAAAACATTGTCTGTTCGTCCACTGCGAAACCACCGAACTCTGAATATTCTCACTTCATCATCAAGGCCTGTGTCCTTGGTAACATTTGCTCAGGCAAGACCACCTGCTTGGACCGGATTGCTGAAG CTCTTGGCATTTATGTCTTATCATCCGACACTCTGGTTGAGGAGTCCCTGAAGGCCTACCACGATGGAGAGGAA GTGATGGAAAAGAGGGAAGACAAagacaaaaggagaaaagcatCCGCCAGGTTAAGCAAACACG atattaCTATTCAAGAAAGTAGAAGCTGTATCACTAAG CCATCTCCTCGTGCACTACTGGGAGCAGCTGTGGATAAAGAGCTGAAGAAAGGGAACGCCATCCCAAATGAGCTGTTAGTGGAAATTATGACACAAGCAATCCG TCAAGTTCCAGCTCATTCAGGTTGGATCCTGGATGGTTTCCCGCCTGACATCAGCCTGGCTCACCTGCTGGAAAAAGCCCTGGGTGGGTGTGAGGAGGAAACAAAGGAAGCTGCAATTGACCAGACAGATATCATTGCTGACTGCAGTCCTcccacacccccaccacccccTGCTCCGGTTCTGGACGTGGTTCTCATGCTGAATATTCCTGACGAGTGTGCAGTCAGACGTGCGTACAGACAAGCAG ATACCTGCGTTGCAGCTTCTCAGCCTGCAGAAAAAATGCTATATCTGGCTGAGGTTACACACAG GATTGCAGCTTTTAAGGGTGCCTGGCCAGCACTGGAGAAATGGTACAGtggaaagcaaaacattttggtCACTGTGGATGCAGATGTAGACGAGGACGAGGTTTACAACAGAGTGAAGCTGATCTTACAAaagattctggaaaaaaaaccgAGAG GTGGTGCTTCTCCATACATGTGCTCAATGGATGCTCGACGTCTTTCTAGAGCGGAGGTGGAAAAACCTCAAAGTCCAAAAG CCGGACAGTCAAGGAGTGGAACCCCTACATCACTGTCTCAAAGAAACTCTCCAGTCCAGAAACTTCTTAGGTCTGCTTCTTCATGCAGTCTGGACTATGAGGATGAGCCTCTTTCTCCA GAGATCCCACCGCTTCTATGGTCACTCTGGGATTCTGTCTGTAATTCTTATGTCAATAATATAAAGAAAGTCATGCAGCAGCTGCGCTTACAACGCACCGTCGTTCTTCATGAGCTTTCAAGCATCAG GGACGGATACAGGCACTGTTTGGGACGCCCAAACTTGAAGCAGGAGTTTGTCTGTCGCTGGCAGAAGGACTTCAACAGCATTCCTGATTATCTgagagaagatgaagaaatcAAGGCAGAACTTCATCAGAGACTGGAT GAATTGTGTGAGTCTCTGTGGGATACTACTGATAAATGCAAGGAGcaagatgagcagaagaaggcTGCACTGCTCAGTGACGAATGGCTGGAGGAGCACACTGCTGCCCTTATAAACTCACACTCCATCCTAATGCAG GTGGAGCTGAACCGCTTTCATCAAACGATGTGCATATTAAGGATCTACTTCTTGAACCTTCAAAAGAAACAAGTGACTTTTGAGTCCCTCTGTGAAAATACTTATATTCCTTTACTGGAAATCCCTGAAGCCAAAGCTGAGGATGAAAG CGAGATTCCAATGGACACAAATGAGATGCATAAACGAGAAGAGAAGAGCACGAAAGT CACGCTCCCCCAAACACATCCTGTTTCCCCAAAGGAGGTCTCCATGACGACCAGCACGGATAAGGCCCAACCTGAGAAA CATCTGCATGACAAACTCATATGTAACTACGAGGATGCCCTCAAAGTCATTGAAACATTTCCTATTTCTCTGGATATCTGC GAATTAAAGGAAACGGATCAAAAGGAAGCTAAAGAGCCGGAGAGACCACAGGTTGAAGAGGCttcttcaaaagcaaaaaagactCCAAAAGGAAAGCGTTCATTTGGAAAACTAAAAG GTGAGGAGCCAGAAAAAACTGAGCCTCAGATCCCCTCTGAGAAAACTGAAACCAAGGAAATGACAGGGAAATTTCATCAAGAGTATGCTGCTGCTCTGGATCATGAAG GTAACAGAGCAAAGATGCGTCTTGAGCTGGTGAAAAATCACGGTTTGGTGATGTTGCACTCGCTTCAAAGTAGAACACAAAGGACCTTAAGCCAAATGGAAACTTGGCTACAAGCACGCTATCGCGCAGAAATGAAGAG CATTGACCAGTTGATAGAAATGGCTCACCACCACATCATGGCAGAAGCCAAGTTGCAGTATGAAGTGGTgttg GAGGGCTCTGACTTCTACCTGAAGGAAAACCCTCAGATGGTGACAAACCTGTCTCCTCCTCCAGATCCAGATCTTTCAGAGAAACCGTCTGGATTTGTGCTGTCTGTAGGCGCTCTAGAATCAATCCACCGTCAGTTAAGCAGCGTTGCTCCATCAG GCTTCCTCTCCAGCTCTTCCTTTCACAGTTTGCTGAAAGACATGCTTTCCATTAACATGGGCAAACACAATCTTCCAAAGCTGTGGGTGGACAATCAAACACTG CTGGGAGAAATAGTGTCCGTGCTAACAGACTCGAATGATCGGATAGACTGGCGGCGGTTTCTTCTCTGTGCTTCTCTTCCTTGGCCAGTTCCTTCCCTGGCACAGCTGCTGTATGCGCTGCAGAGTTTTAAGCTCGCAGATGTTTATGAAACAGGATTCATCAATGAGGAGCAGTACCTGCAG ATGGAGCTTTGGTTAACTTATGAGAGTGCCCAGATTGTGTCTGAGGATCTTTCTGAATCACTTCCTCGTAGCCGTGTCGCAAACCTGACCAAG TTCTTTTTCCAGCTGTTTGCAGACAGCTCCGTCTCGCCGCCTCAGCTGGATTATGTGTCCATGCTGCAGTATTTCTCCGCTGACCCCGACCCCAGACAAGGGTTTGTCAGAGCTCTTAGTGTTGTGTTGGGACAGCCTCTCAGACAGCCCTCTGAGGACCATCTCATCATG TTGTACCAAATATATCCTTTTAAATTCAACATGTGGTTGTCGTCTCTGTTCCAGTCTATGCCAAGTATAGAGGAAGACACAAAGCTGACCTCGTTAGAAGGCGATGGAAACTATAACAACTTAAGCGCTTCTTTTGGGAATGAAAAGGTTTCCATTTCTGCTCTGCTGAAAGTCCTCTTCTGCGAAGATGCAAAGATGACCAACAACGCCCTCCCTCATACTGACCTCATAAGTCAGGAGGCCCTCAGGGAG GTATACATGGAGCTTGGATATGAACCAGAAGAATGCATCCCCTTTTCTGTTCTCTCCAAACATCCTTACATTCAAATGCTGATGGAGACTTCCACACAGTACCTGCTCGTT AACATCCATGGAAACCTTTTGGCACACCAGAACAAAATGCAGACGAGCAGCTCAGCAGTTTAA